The following nucleotide sequence is from Gadus macrocephalus chromosome 18, ASM3116895v1.
gccatctgcgatcagggaagctgactctgtggagctattcaaagggaagctcaaaacgcacctctacaatcttgcatttggagtgtgaaaacaacagatgcgaagtgaagactactctgtttgcttgtgcttttcttattacattatacattcccactatgtacttttccattctaattcactattctgtctgttctagcgtgttgcgggtgctggactggatgcctggactctcctcatggataaccggccagaaccccatcaccatttttatatgatgtgcatgtatttacctgtgtgtcaattgtggcacccattgcactcctgaccatccctggaagaagggatcccctacactgcgtttcttctcaagatttcttccttgctgattcaagggagttttatAGGGAGTGGATATGAGGTACAAAATTATTATCGATGCCATCACAACACACGAAATTGGAGCCCGAGCAAAGATCCTCAGAAAAAACTTCACACCAATCCATCTGCTCGCGTGAAAAACACGAATTGCCCCTTCCAGCTGAAGATGAAGATAGGCACTCAGGCATGCGGTTCCATCGAGATCGAGTGGGAACACAACCATTCTGTGGCAACACTTGAGGCCTCCAATTTCAGCAGTCTTTCCCAGGAGTGCACAGAAAAGGTCTTGCAATTGTTTGAAAAAGGACACACCCCAGCAATGGCCAGACAGCAGTATTTGAAGGACCTAAAGGATTCATGTGAGGATGAACTGGATTTCCACAGAAAAAAAGCCAATCGAGCAATTATGCCAAGGAGAAGGGATTTCAGTTACCTTTACTCTCAGTTTGGCAAGGACAGGTATGGTGGGCAAGGGGTTCTGATGTATGAGAGACTCGCTGAGAAACTAGTTCAGTACCAGGCTGAAAACCCAGAAGCTACAACTCGTCATCAAATATATGAGGGTGTTGGTAAGCCTCTCATAATTGCCATTGTAACACCTCTGATGAATCGTGTGCACAAGGAAGTACAGCAGTCTGGTGAATTGGTTTTTGTGGATGCGACTTCCAACACAGAAGAGCACAATCTGAAAGTGTTTTTAATGTGCACACACAGTGTATCTGGAGCACTACCACTTGGTATCTTCATCACTAGTGATGAGCAAGAAAGCACACTTAAACAGGGTTTTGAAATGCTTCGCTCCTGTTTACCTCAGCATGCGTTCAATGGCCGTGGCCCAGAACAAGGACCCCAAGTCATCCTCACAGACAACTGCAAAGAAGAAAGAAATGCACTGAAGTCTGTTTGGCCATCTTGTGTTTTACTCCTTTGCATCTTTCACATGCTCCAGCAGGTCTGGAGATGGCTTCATGAGGGTAGCCATAATATCAACCAATCAGACAGGCCCCATATCCTAAACCTTTTTAAGAAGTCCCTATATGCCCAAACAAAGCAAGAATTCGACAACTGTTTCAGTGCACTTTTGAATGATGACCAATGCAAACGATACCCAAATCTACTGAGTTATCTACACAATCTGTTCAAAGACAAAGAAGCTTTTGCTCTATGCTTCAGAACAGAACTACCTGTTAGAGGCAATCACACGAATAACTTTGCAGAGGCCCAGTTTCTGGTTTTGAAGGATGTGATTCTACGTCGTACAAAAGAGTACAATGTTGTTGGGCTACTGGACAAGCTGACAATTGATCTGGAAGACCATTACAAGAATAAGCTGCTCAGTATTGCTGATGGAAGTTATGATGGTCTATACAGGCACCGATTCATGGGGAAAGGAAAGGATGGAAGCACAGGCTTCAAAGTTCCAGATAAAAAACAGCTGGATACCTATCTCTCCACTGTGAGAGACTTTGGCAACAACATCTTCAAAGTTGGAAGCGCTTCAGATACCAGTCAAAGGTATAGTATCAAATCTAAAGATTTAACTGATCATGTATTTACTATTTTGACAATTTATGTAGCAACTGAAAATTCTCCCTTTGAGTTATGACCCATTTTGCAATGTTTGCCCAtgcaattaaataataataataataacaataataataatattaataataataatacaaacagtactataaaaaaacaagaaaaaggtTTTTAGAAGTGTCACGTGATGTTGGTGTGACGTTGCCCCCTAATGGTCTACATGTTTTGCCATACCACCTGATGTGATGGGACAGAACCCACCGCCTTTAGTGCACGCTTGGCCCAGCCCGAATAAACAGCTAATAAATTATTTTTAGCAGTCCTAGTGAACCTTTGTAATTTATGCTATGATATTAATGTAAAATGTGctttattatttttcagttACACCGTGGACATGAGTCTTGGAGTGTGTAGCTGCCAGACTGGTAAAGATGGGACCCCATGCAAACACCAGTATGTACTGTGGATGGCAAATGTAGCACACTGTATTAATTTCATCCCCGTTACCAACCCAGAAAGTAGACAAAAATTGGCATGGATAGCATTAGGGAAAACACTTCCTGTTGATAGTTACAATGCCTTACGCTCTTGTGATGTGGGTGGTCAGAAAGAGCTTGCACAAGGCGACGGTCTTCCCAGCGAGGCATCCACTATCATGGGAACAACACACTGCTCAACTCCTG
It contains:
- the LOC132446663 gene encoding uncharacterized protein LOC132446663, whose amino-acid sequence is MKIGTQACGSIEIEWEHNHSVATLEASNFSSLSQECTEKVLQLFEKGHTPAMARQQYLKDLKDSCEDELDFHRKKANRAIMPRRRDFSYLYSQFGKDRYGGQGVLMYERLAEKLVQYQAENPEATTRHQIYEGVGKPLIIAIVTPLMNRVHKEVQQSGELVFVDATSNTEEHNLKVFLMCTHSVSGALPLGIFITSDEQESTLKQGFEMLRSCLPQHAFNGRGPEQGPQVILTDNCKEERNALKSVWPSCVLLLCIFHMLQQVWRWLHEGSHNINQSDRPHILNLFKKSLYAQTKQEFDNCFSALLNDDQCKRYPNLLSYLHNLFKDKEAFALCFRTELPVRGNHTNNFAEAQFLVLKDVILRRTKEYNVVGLLDKLTIDLEDHYKNKLLSIADGSYDGLYRHRFMGKGKDGSTGFKVPDKKQLDTYLSTVRDFGNNIFKVGSASDTSQSYTVDMSLGVCSCQTGKDGTPCKHQYVLWMANVAHCINFIPVTNPESRQKLAWIALGKTLPVDSYNALRSCDVGGQKELAQGDGLPSEASTIMGTTHCSTPVEIENPDSPADVIETAEHLLQTSCMQILQKLQTTRDLNLAKGIVKFSKRVESLSSARAMQSNLVSALYNFGASEIKKTGMGKKIKVQPNRKRKTGNGSRQAVPKGRPVQLHEPKRKRTHTFTTAVQSNTNTSKKSGTHTMQSKTKHLRRKK